A window of the Desulfobacula toluolica Tol2 genome harbors these coding sequences:
- a CDS encoding ABC transporter permease, translated as MKSINRFIYKDPKQVGLNAVFGNRDFGWKFELIGLLLFACLWIAGASLIFTQPEFSQFKGFLPGPTFKALFEATQESRFWICVFASLKRIVIGILIAAVMGIPLGILVGFYPKFRSLSYSPIQFVRMISPLSWMPIALLLFASFESAVYFLIVMATICPIILNTTIGVLNINPQWIKMALNQGANNFQLIKTIVIPASLPYMLTSLRLALGVAWIVLVPAEFLGISSGLGYLINDARDTMEYDKLMAIIIAIGILGFALDRIIQKIQQTFSWSWNE; from the coding sequence TTGAAATCAATTAACCGATTCATATACAAAGACCCCAAACAAGTTGGGCTGAATGCTGTTTTTGGAAATCGCGATTTCGGCTGGAAATTTGAGCTGATCGGCCTTTTGTTGTTTGCATGTCTGTGGATTGCAGGCGCAAGCCTTATTTTCACACAACCGGAATTTTCACAATTCAAAGGATTTTTGCCGGGCCCGACCTTTAAAGCCCTGTTTGAGGCAACCCAGGAAAGCAGATTTTGGATCTGTGTATTTGCAAGTTTAAAAAGAATTGTCATCGGAATATTAATTGCCGCTGTCATGGGTATTCCTCTGGGTATTTTAGTTGGTTTTTACCCAAAATTTCGAAGCCTTTCATACTCCCCTATTCAATTTGTAAGAATGATAAGCCCGCTGTCATGGATGCCCATAGCACTGCTTTTATTTGCAAGTTTTGAGTCTGCTGTCTATTTTTTGATTGTAATGGCGACAATTTGCCCTATAATACTGAACACAACCATCGGGGTTTTAAATATCAATCCCCAATGGATTAAAATGGCATTGAATCAAGGAGCAAATAATTTTCAGCTGATAAAAACCATTGTTATCCCGGCATCCCTGCCATACATGCTGACCAGCCTGAGGCTGGCCCTGGGGGTTGCATGGATTGTACTTGTTCCGGCTGAATTCCTTGGAATTTCCAGCGGCCTTGGGTATTTAATCAATGATGCCAGGGATACTATGGAGTATGACAAACTGATGGCAATAATTATTGCAATCGGCATTCTCGGGTTTGCGTTAGACAGGATTATCCAAAAAATCCAGCAGACCTTCAGTTGGTCATGGAATGAATAA
- the rlmN gene encoding 23S rRNA (adenine(2503)-C(2))-methyltransferase RlmN, translated as MENILNFTRDDLGVWLDNKGIRPFRAGQIFKWIYIRQADEFEQMTDLSKALRKTLADHFLIERLILEKYLVSADGTEKFLHQLVDGQHVESVLIPAKDHFTLCVSSQVGCAQNCQFCLTAKGGLVRNLSVCEIISQVRDARYYLIQKGIDPLKLSNIVFMGMGEPLANYKNLLKALKIITDGDYGLKFATRRVTVSTCGLVPKITQLGLDTDVNLAVSLNATTDKMRSSLMPINNKYSLSQLLEACRTFAMKPRNKITFEYILMKGVNDSKDDALRLVKLLTPIKAKVNLIPFNEHDKSDFSRPSKIEVSDFLQILLDRNLTAITRKSKGDDILAACGQLKAKLIP; from the coding sequence ATGGAAAATATACTGAATTTTACAAGAGATGATCTTGGTGTGTGGCTTGATAATAAGGGCATTCGCCCGTTCAGGGCCGGGCAGATATTTAAGTGGATCTACATTCGCCAGGCAGATGAATTCGAGCAGATGACCGATCTTTCAAAGGCATTGCGCAAGACACTTGCAGATCATTTTTTGATTGAACGTCTGATCCTTGAAAAATACCTTGTTTCTGCTGACGGCACTGAAAAGTTTTTGCATCAACTTGTCGATGGACAGCATGTTGAATCGGTACTGATACCTGCCAAGGATCACTTCACCTTATGCGTGTCATCACAGGTGGGATGCGCTCAGAATTGTCAGTTTTGTTTGACTGCCAAAGGCGGGTTAGTCAGGAATCTTAGTGTTTGTGAAATTATATCCCAGGTGAGGGATGCAAGATATTACCTGATTCAAAAGGGTATTGATCCCTTGAAGCTTTCAAATATTGTATTTATGGGCATGGGAGAGCCTCTTGCCAACTATAAAAATCTGCTTAAGGCATTAAAAATTATTACAGACGGTGATTACGGGCTTAAATTTGCAACCAGGCGGGTAACGGTTTCTACTTGTGGCCTGGTTCCAAAAATCACACAACTGGGTCTTGATACGGATGTGAATCTGGCGGTTTCTTTGAATGCAACCACTGACAAGATGAGATCCTCCTTGATGCCTATAAATAACAAATATTCCTTAAGCCAGTTGCTGGAAGCCTGCCGTACCTTTGCCATGAAACCCAGAAACAAGATCACCTTTGAATATATTTTAATGAAAGGTGTGAATGATTCAAAAGATGATGCTTTGAGGCTGGTGAAACTTTTGACTCCGATAAAGGCAAAGGTGAACCTGATTCCATTTAATGAACACGACAAAAGTGATTTTAGCCGTCCTTCTAAAATAGAGGTCAGTGATTTTTTGCAGATTTTGCTTGACCGGAATTTGACGGCCATAACAAGAAAAAGTAAAGGCGATGATATCCTGGCGGCTTGCGGGCAGCTGAAAGCAAAGTTGATTCCTTGA
- a CDS encoding KH domain-containing protein — protein MKELVEYIAKALVDNPDQVHVSEVVGDQTSVLELKVAKEDLGKVIGKQGRSARAMRTILSAASTKLKKRTVLEIIE, from the coding sequence ATGAAAGAGCTGGTAGAATATATTGCAAAGGCACTGGTAGATAATCCTGATCAGGTTCATGTATCAGAAGTTGTTGGAGATCAAACTTCCGTTCTGGAACTTAAGGTGGCAAAAGAAGACCTGGGAAAAGTTATTGGGAAACAGGGAAGATCGGCAAGAGCCATGAGAACGATTTTAAGTGCGGCATCCACCAAACTTAAAAAACGGACGGTTCTTGAAATTATTGAGTAA
- the nth gene encoding endonuclease III — protein MALSAFKITKILEILRGRYPVVKTQLEHETAFQLLVATIMSAQCTDRQVNKVSKKLFEKYPDPEALSHASLDNIKKIIYSTGFYNNKAKNIKACAKAILERHEGMVPEDISKLVNLPGVGRKTANVVLSAAFGHQAIVVDTHVLRISKRLGLTDKTDPVKVEHELMQIIPKVSWSDLSLQLIYFGREICDAKKPLCQDCPLFKICLTKAK, from the coding sequence ATGGCATTAAGTGCGTTCAAAATAACAAAAATTCTTGAAATATTAAGAGGCAGATACCCTGTTGTCAAGACCCAGCTTGAACATGAAACTGCTTTTCAATTGCTTGTTGCCACTATTATGTCTGCCCAGTGTACTGATAGGCAGGTGAATAAAGTATCCAAAAAATTATTTGAGAAATATCCTGATCCTGAAGCTCTGAGTCATGCATCTTTGGATAATATTAAAAAAATTATTTATTCCACAGGTTTTTATAACAATAAAGCTAAAAATATTAAAGCCTGCGCCAAGGCAATTTTGGAAAGGCATGAGGGCATGGTGCCGGAGGATATCAGCAAACTTGTCAACCTGCCGGGAGTGGGCAGAAAAACTGCTAACGTGGTTTTGTCGGCAGCTTTCGGTCATCAGGCCATTGTTGTGGATACCCATGTGCTGAGAATTTCAAAGCGGCTTGGCCTGACAGATAAGACAGATCCGGTTAAAGTTGAGCATGAATTAATGCAGATCATTCCCAAGGTGTCATGGAGTGATTTGTCATTACAATTGATCTACTTTGGCAGGGAAATCTGTGATGCAAAAAAACCTCTTTGTCAGGATTGCCCATTGTTTAAGATCTGTCTGACAAAAGCAAAGTGA
- the ffh gene encoding signal recognition particle protein, whose amino-acid sequence MFENLSDRLDSVFKKLKGHGTLNEKNIDDGLKQVRMALLEADVNYKVAKSVISDIKERALGQEVMQSLTPGQQVIKIVNDEFTRMMGSEHQGLNFDGSSLGSIMLIGLQGSGKTTTAGKLALYLRKEGRKPFLVPVDVYRPAAIDQLKKIGQQLDVPVFESTTEMKPLKICQDALLAAREQGCDTLLLDTAGRLHLDEELMAELKGIKQGINPSEILLVADAMTGQDAVNIAGSFDKALDLDGVVLTKMDGDARGGAALSIKAVTGKPLKFIGVGEKSTALEAFHPDRMASRILGMGDTLSFIEKAQDAVDQKEAKALEKKLRKNAFTLEDFRNQMKSIKKMGSIKDLIGMLPGINKKQLKGLNIGDKEFVRIEAIINSMTPEERRVHTIIKGSRKKRIANGSGTTVQDVNKLLKSYSQSMKMIKKFNKGGMRSLKNMLPF is encoded by the coding sequence ATGTTTGAAAATTTGAGTGACAGACTTGATTCGGTCTTTAAAAAGTTAAAAGGTCACGGCACCCTGAATGAGAAGAATATTGATGACGGTCTCAAACAGGTTCGAATGGCGTTGCTTGAGGCTGACGTAAATTATAAGGTTGCAAAATCTGTTATTTCAGATATAAAAGAACGGGCTTTGGGTCAAGAAGTGATGCAAAGCCTTACACCTGGTCAGCAGGTCATAAAAATTGTAAATGATGAGTTTACCAGAATGATGGGGTCTGAGCATCAGGGGTTGAATTTTGATGGATCATCCCTGGGTTCTATTATGCTCATTGGATTGCAGGGTTCGGGTAAGACAACAACAGCAGGAAAATTGGCTCTCTATCTTAGAAAAGAAGGTAGAAAGCCGTTTTTAGTGCCGGTTGATGTTTACAGACCTGCGGCAATTGATCAATTGAAAAAAATCGGACAGCAACTGGATGTTCCGGTATTTGAATCCACAACTGAGATGAAGCCTTTGAAAATTTGCCAGGATGCACTATTGGCAGCCAGAGAACAAGGTTGTGACACGCTGTTGCTGGACACGGCAGGAAGACTGCATCTTGATGAAGAATTGATGGCTGAACTTAAAGGCATCAAACAAGGCATTAACCCGTCGGAAATTCTTCTGGTGGCTGATGCAATGACCGGTCAGGATGCGGTGAATATTGCCGGATCTTTTGACAAAGCACTGGATCTGGACGGCGTTGTGCTGACCAAAATGGATGGTGATGCTCGCGGTGGTGCGGCACTTTCCATAAAAGCAGTTACAGGAAAGCCGTTAAAATTCATTGGTGTGGGTGAAAAATCAACGGCCCTGGAAGCATTTCACCCTGACAGGATGGCCTCCAGAATTCTGGGCATGGGAGACACGCTTTCATTTATTGAAAAAGCACAGGATGCGGTTGATCAAAAAGAAGCCAAGGCGCTTGAAAAAAAATTAAGGAAAAATGCCTTTACCCTGGAAGATTTCCGGAACCAGATGAAATCCATTAAAAAAATGGGTTCCATTAAAGACCTTATAGGGATGCTGCCGGGTATAAACAAAAAGCAGCTCAAAGGCTTGAATATAGGCGACAAGGAATTTGTCAGAATCGAAGCGATTATCAATTCGATGACACCTGAAGAAAGACGTGTACACACTATTATCAAAGGGTCAAGAAAAAAAAGAATTGCCAATGGAAGCGGAACCACGGTTCAGGATGTCAACAAACTTCTGAAAAGTTATTCCCAATCCATGAAAATGATAAAGAAATTTAATAAAGGCGGCATGCGTTCATTAAAAAACATGCTGCCGTTTTAA
- a CDS encoding response regulator, producing the protein MSNISLENKKVLIVDDEPDILDSLEELLDMCTTVRAQSFEQANHFLETQEFDIAVLDIMGVDGYQLLENANNKNVITVMLTAHALSPENIKKSYLGGACSYIPKEEMINIETFLLDVLKAKQEGKNPWASWYTRLASFCEEKFGPDWNKDEKEFWEKMIYY; encoded by the coding sequence ATGTCAAATATCAGTCTGGAAAACAAAAAAGTTTTGATTGTTGATGATGAACCGGATATTCTTGATTCTTTGGAAGAATTGCTCGATATGTGTACAACAGTCAGGGCGCAAAGCTTTGAACAAGCAAATCATTTTCTTGAAACCCAGGAGTTTGATATAGCGGTTCTTGATATCATGGGTGTTGATGGATATCAGTTGCTGGAAAACGCAAACAATAAAAATGTTATAACTGTGATGCTTACAGCTCATGCACTCAGTCCTGAGAATATAAAAAAATCTTATCTTGGTGGTGCCTGCTCGTATATACCAAAAGAAGAAATGATCAATATTGAAACATTTCTTCTTGATGTGCTGAAAGCTAAACAGGAAGGAAAAAATCCTTGGGCGAGCTGGTATACAAGGCTTGCATCTTTTTGTGAAGAAAAATTCGGGCCTGACTGGAATAAAGATGAAAAAGAATTCTGGGAAAAGATGATTTATTATTAA
- a CDS encoding ABC transporter ATP-binding protein, with amino-acid sequence MKIKLKKVTKRYNTSAISDHIVLKDISFSIDDGDFVIILGESGCGKTTLLNLLAGLELPTSGKIHVDGHQIRGIHPSRSMLFQQPTLIPWLNVKENVAYGCKLRGDTKELDYRVNQFLELMGIAGFSDAVPNQLSLGMAQRACLARALVGHPEILLLDEPFASLDTFTQAHIQEELVNLWLSEQFTAVFVTHDIDEAIRLGNKIILLAGEPANIIDIFKINTAYPRDRNTSEFKRIRTKILERFKTSYIAKRSLL; translated from the coding sequence TTGAAAATAAAACTCAAAAAAGTAACAAAGCGTTACAATACATCCGCAATATCCGATCATATCGTACTAAAAGATATCTCTTTTTCCATTGATGATGGTGATTTTGTCATTATACTGGGTGAATCCGGTTGCGGCAAAACAACTCTTTTAAACCTGCTGGCAGGCCTTGAACTGCCGACATCCGGAAAAATCCATGTTGACGGGCACCAAATCAGAGGTATCCACCCGTCCAGGTCAATGCTTTTTCAGCAGCCCACCCTGATTCCCTGGCTGAATGTGAAAGAAAATGTTGCGTATGGATGCAAATTGCGGGGTGATACAAAAGAACTTGATTACAGGGTCAATCAATTTCTTGAACTAATGGGAATTGCAGGATTTAGCGATGCCGTTCCCAACCAGCTGTCCCTTGGTATGGCCCAGAGAGCCTGCCTTGCAAGAGCCCTTGTCGGACATCCGGAGATATTGTTATTAGACGAACCCTTTGCATCACTAGACACCTTTACCCAGGCCCATATCCAGGAAGAGCTTGTAAACTTATGGCTTTCCGAACAATTCACCGCAGTATTTGTCACCCATGATATTGATGAAGCCATCCGGCTGGGAAACAAAATCATTCTCCTGGCAGGTGAACCTGCTAATATTATAGATATTTTTAAAATTAATACTGCATACCCAAGGGATAGAAACACTTCTGAGTTTAAAAGAATACGGACAAAAATCCTTGAACGGTTTAAAACTTCATACATAGCTAAAAGAAGCCTTTTATGA
- a CDS encoding ABC transporter substrate-binding protein, whose protein sequence is MAVDPNIKIVVADDSGTMRMMFKQILKKAGFDNLVMAVNGADGLEKVKTEKPDLVISDWNMPQVDGLKFLQTLRKMNKFKTLPFIMATAQSDKGQQIAIMEAGGSGHVPKPFDEDQISRAIEKAFSDDKKEEQPKKKKRHVIGGRVELNVAHIQITDHLALGALKHRIEQGDVEPEHFDLTTSLKAGWNPIQEGLETGELDCAFVLAPIAMDLFAYDSPIKLVLFAHRNGSTFIRSRHYDNRFDSLQSFYKYKVVDIPHKMSVHHMLAHQFLKELGLKPGVPGKNAINVRFEVVPPIQMPGIMKENEDVAGFMVAEPVATKAIAGSIGNLEFYSASRWDNHPCCVVAMQEDFIQKHPEAAQEFVSLLIETGEYIENDKIRAAGIAVDFLDPEGKIGLNPEVLKNVFSQPQAIRWDGLYPDAEGIDKIQKYMHDVMEIGKIIDLDKFIETRFADKVYG, encoded by the coding sequence ATGGCTGTAGATCCAAACATTAAAATTGTTGTGGCAGATGACTCTGGAACCATGAGAATGATGTTCAAGCAGATTTTGAAAAAAGCCGGGTTTGACAACCTTGTTATGGCAGTGAATGGTGCGGACGGGCTTGAAAAAGTAAAAACTGAAAAACCGGACCTTGTCATAAGTGACTGGAATATGCCTCAAGTGGATGGCCTTAAATTTCTACAGACACTCAGGAAAATGAATAAATTCAAAACCCTGCCGTTTATCATGGCCACAGCCCAGTCGGATAAAGGCCAGCAGATTGCCATCATGGAAGCAGGCGGCAGCGGTCATGTCCCCAAGCCTTTTGATGAAGATCAAATCAGCCGTGCCATAGAAAAAGCATTCTCCGACGACAAAAAAGAAGAACAGCCCAAGAAAAAAAAGCGGCATGTGATTGGCGGAAGAGTCGAGCTGAATGTTGCCCATATCCAGATCACGGATCATCTGGCGCTGGGTGCACTGAAACACAGGATTGAGCAAGGCGATGTTGAACCTGAACATTTTGATTTGACCACAAGCCTTAAGGCTGGATGGAACCCCATACAAGAAGGCCTTGAAACAGGCGAATTAGACTGTGCCTTTGTATTAGCCCCCATTGCAATGGATCTGTTTGCCTATGATTCTCCCATCAAACTGGTTTTATTTGCCCATAGAAACGGCTCAACCTTTATTCGATCCAGACATTATGATAACAGGTTTGATTCTCTTCAAAGCTTTTACAAATACAAGGTCGTAGACATTCCACACAAAATGTCGGTCCACCACATGCTGGCTCACCAGTTTTTAAAAGAACTTGGGCTTAAACCAGGCGTTCCCGGAAAAAATGCCATCAATGTCCGGTTCGAGGTTGTTCCACCCATTCAAATGCCGGGTATCATGAAAGAAAATGAAGATGTTGCAGGATTCATGGTAGCCGAACCAGTTGCGACAAAAGCCATTGCAGGCAGTATAGGCAACCTTGAATTCTACTCTGCCAGCCGATGGGATAACCATCCTTGCTGTGTTGTAGCCATGCAGGAAGATTTCATCCAGAAGCACCCGGAAGCTGCACAGGAATTTGTCTCCCTTCTCATAGAAACCGGTGAATACATTGAAAATGATAAAATCCGTGCTGCAGGCATTGCCGTTGATTTTCTGGACCCGGAAGGAAAAATAGGACTTAATCCGGAAGTGTTGAAAAACGTATTTTCCCAGCCCCAAGCCATTAGATGGGATGGGCTATATCCGGATGCCGAGGGTATTGATAAAATTCAAAAATATATGCATGATGTCATGGAAATTGGCAAAATCATTGATCTTGATAAATTTATTGAAACCAGGTTTGCAGATAAAGTATATGGATAA
- the rpsP gene encoding 30S ribosomal protein S16 — translation MAVRIRLTRKGTKKKPFYRIVAADIESPRDGRFLELLGTYNPMTEPAAVTLKEDRIKYWLNEGAKASTTVQSILKKQGVSQASA, via the coding sequence ATGGCCGTAAGAATCAGATTGACAAGAAAAGGCACAAAGAAAAAACCTTTTTACAGAATCGTAGCTGCTGACATTGAAAGCCCGAGAGACGGCAGATTTTTGGAACTCTTAGGCACTTATAATCCAATGACCGAACCTGCGGCTGTCACGCTCAAAGAGGACAGAATAAAGTACTGGTTAAATGAAGGCGCCAAAGCTTCAACCACGGTCCAGAGCATATTAAAGAAACAAGGCGTCAGTCAAGCATCGGCTTAA
- a CDS encoding ABC transporter substrate-binding protein, whose protein sequence is MKDTPCIRIGHLKIVDHLILGIAALQLKKSKRNLTHSTLETIAMNSWNQVCDDLTCGNIDGAFIPSPMAIQLFASGLAIKVLMFTHRSGSIIVKNRASHIKHLSDFKGKTVLIPSKFSIQHMLFHRLLSSVGLKLGAHDDNDTDVASEVVNPFLMSEMLKNDQDKDIAGFAVAEPYGSKAVYEKIATKICLSEKLWKNHPCCVFALKTSFIENHPEAVQEVISLFTQTGQHIADAKNDDILFMAHNFLGQNKEITRQILLKADIHFNPSLLIANIDALYIIQNYMTDAMGVFKNKIDVNTLVDNSFILTALSEKNH, encoded by the coding sequence ATGAAGGACACTCCCTGTATTCGTATCGGGCATCTGAAAATTGTTGATCACCTTATTCTCGGTATTGCCGCTCTTCAACTGAAAAAAAGCAAAAGAAACCTTACTCACTCAACCCTTGAAACCATTGCCATGAATTCCTGGAATCAAGTCTGTGACGATTTGACCTGTGGGAATATCGATGGTGCATTTATCCCGTCTCCCATGGCAATCCAGCTTTTTGCATCAGGCCTTGCTATCAAAGTTTTAATGTTTACCCACCGATCCGGCAGCATTATTGTGAAAAACCGTGCCTCCCACATAAAACATCTTTCTGATTTCAAGGGCAAAACAGTGCTTATTCCTTCAAAATTTTCCATTCAACACATGCTTTTTCACCGGCTTTTATCATCTGTTGGACTTAAGCTTGGTGCCCATGACGACAATGATACAGACGTTGCAAGTGAAGTTGTCAACCCGTTTTTGATGAGCGAAATGTTAAAAAATGATCAGGATAAGGACATTGCAGGCTTTGCCGTTGCAGAGCCATATGGAAGCAAAGCGGTTTATGAAAAAATTGCCACAAAAATCTGCTTGTCGGAAAAATTGTGGAAAAACCATCCCTGCTGTGTATTTGCCCTGAAAACCTCTTTTATAGAGAACCATCCCGAAGCGGTTCAAGAAGTCATCTCCTTATTTACCCAAACCGGGCAACACATTGCAGACGCAAAAAACGATGACATTCTTTTTATGGCACATAATTTTCTTGGACAAAACAAAGAAATCACCCGGCAGATACTTTTAAAAGCAGACATACACTTTAATCCGTCCTTATTAATTGCTAACATTGATGCACTATATATAATTCAAAACTATATGACAGACGCGATGGGGGTTTTCAAAAACAAAATTGATGTAAATACCCTTGTGGACAATTCCTTTATATTAACCGCCCTGTCGGAAAAAAATCATTGA
- a CDS encoding DUF814 domain-containing protein, protein MKFNKTARQVKGLGLCSGGLDSILSALLLQRQGIDVTWICFETPFFSSESAQKASSHTGISLIKMDITDEYMEMMKNPKAGFGKNMNPCMDCHALMFSKAGEVLKNQGFDFLFSGEVLGQRPKSQNKNSLRYVEKNSGFDGQILRPLSAKLLSKTLAEQKGLVDREQLMDISGRSRKIQMQMAQDFGVKEYPAPAGGCLLTDKIFSNRLKDLMDTQKIFNTRELHFLKYGRHFRLDSKTKIIAGRSKNDNTHLLNYFDKDKDILLKHVKLPGPDVILTGNATPENIQTAAGICAGYTKSKPGETAKIRIIKKETEDFITVITVPASNFKNLMI, encoded by the coding sequence ATGAAGTTTAACAAAACCGCAAGACAGGTTAAGGGGTTGGGCCTTTGTTCCGGGGGGCTGGACAGCATCCTGTCCGCACTGCTGCTTCAACGCCAGGGAATTGACGTAACCTGGATTTGCTTTGAAACCCCTTTTTTTTCATCAGAATCAGCACAAAAAGCATCCAGTCACACCGGCATTTCCCTGATAAAAATGGATATCACGGATGAGTATATGGAAATGATGAAAAACCCCAAAGCCGGATTTGGGAAAAACATGAATCCCTGCATGGACTGTCACGCATTAATGTTTTCCAAGGCAGGTGAGGTTCTCAAAAATCAAGGCTTTGATTTTCTGTTCAGCGGAGAAGTGTTAGGTCAAAGGCCCAAATCCCAGAATAAAAATTCATTGAGATATGTGGAAAAAAACTCCGGTTTTGACGGGCAGATTTTAAGACCTTTATCGGCAAAATTGTTATCAAAAACCCTTGCTGAACAAAAAGGGCTGGTTGACCGGGAACAGCTCATGGATATCTCGGGCAGGTCAAGAAAAATTCAAATGCAGATGGCCCAGGATTTTGGTGTTAAAGAATACCCGGCTCCTGCTGGCGGGTGTCTTTTAACCGACAAGATCTTTTCAAACCGGCTCAAAGATCTGATGGATACTCAAAAAATTTTCAATACCCGGGAACTTCATTTCTTAAAATACGGCAGACACTTCAGGCTTGATTCAAAAACCAAAATAATTGCAGGACGGTCTAAAAATGATAACACACATCTGCTCAATTATTTTGATAAAGACAAAGACATTTTATTAAAACATGTCAAACTGCCCGGACCGGATGTAATTTTAACAGGTAATGCCACCCCGGAAAACATTCAAACAGCTGCTGGAATATGTGCAGGCTATACCAAATCAAAACCAGGCGAAACAGCAAAAATAAGGATTATAAAAAAAGAAACAGAAGATTTTATCACCGTTATTACGGTTCCGGCATCAAACTTTAAAAACCTGATGATATAA
- a CDS encoding ABC transporter substrate-binding protein codes for MINCKIQSNSRRQFLKTAAVSCSSLFIPGSINAFAKKAPLRLGYLPITDATPLLVAHVLGYFSEEGVAVERPVMVRSWKILTESFLANKFDLTHMLFPIPVWMRFKQKIPVKVLAWAHTNGSALTVRGDSSIYNFKDLGGKQVAVPSWYSMHNLIIQMGIRSQGLKPVIKPPPARLEKYEVNLLILQPPDMPTALLGKKIDGYIVADPFNALAQVKFNARIMRFTGDIWKNHPCCVIIANENFIHKNTVIIQKAMNAIVRAQDWCIRNPGETARLLSRDGEGYLPFPQKILTKVFENPEKNQLSNQDWNVERIGFQPFPFPSATRLIIDQMKHTLVEGNTLFLKDLNTIIAADDLVENKFVIKALDKTGGINRFWNGDPSTAYTREEIVEIN; via the coding sequence ATGATAAACTGTAAAATTCAATCCAATTCAAGACGCCAATTCCTTAAAACCGCTGCCGTGAGCTGCTCAAGCCTGTTTATTCCAGGCAGTATCAACGCCTTTGCAAAGAAAGCCCCTCTTCGATTGGGGTATCTTCCCATAACCGATGCCACCCCGCTGCTTGTGGCCCACGTACTTGGCTATTTTTCAGAAGAAGGAGTTGCCGTTGAAAGACCCGTAATGGTGAGATCATGGAAAATACTGACTGAATCATTCCTGGCAAACAAATTCGATTTAACCCATATGCTCTTTCCGATTCCGGTGTGGATGAGGTTTAAACAAAAAATCCCGGTAAAAGTTCTTGCCTGGGCTCACACCAATGGCAGTGCGCTTACAGTAAGAGGCGACAGCAGCATTTACAATTTCAAAGATCTTGGAGGCAAGCAGGTTGCCGTTCCTTCCTGGTATTCCATGCACAACCTGATTATTCAGATGGGTATCCGGTCCCAGGGATTAAAGCCGGTGATAAAACCACCGCCAGCCAGACTGGAAAAGTATGAAGTCAATCTGCTTATTCTCCAGCCCCCGGATATGCCCACAGCCCTTTTAGGCAAAAAAATTGACGGGTATATTGTTGCAGACCCTTTTAATGCACTGGCCCAGGTAAAATTTAATGCCAGAATCATGAGATTTACCGGTGATATCTGGAAAAACCATCCTTGTTGTGTCATTATTGCCAATGAAAATTTCATACATAAAAATACCGTAATAATACAAAAGGCCATGAATGCCATTGTCCGGGCGCAAGATTGGTGTATCCGCAATCCAGGTGAAACAGCCCGACTGCTAAGCCGTGACGGTGAAGGATACCTTCCTTTTCCTCAAAAAATTTTAACAAAAGTGTTTGAAAATCCTGAAAAAAATCAGTTGTCAAACCAGGATTGGAATGTTGAAAGAATCGGATTTCAGCCATTTCCTTTTCCCTCAGCCACCCGACTTATCATTGACCAGATGAAACACACACTTGTGGAAGGAAATACGCTTTTTCTCAAAGATTTAAACACAATCATAGCGGCAGATGATCTTGTTGAAAATAAATTTGTCATAAAAGCTCTGGATAAAACAGGGGGCATAAACCGATTCTGGAATGGTGATCCGTCCACTGCTTATACAAGGGAAGAAATCGTTGAAATCAATTAA